Genomic segment of Deinococcus radiopugnans ATCC 19172:
ACACTCAAGGGCATCCTGCTGCCACGCCGCTGTTACAACTCGGTCGCTGAACTTCGGGCGGCCCTCCTCACCGGGCTGAAGATCCTCGGGACAAGGTTTATCTAGATGTTAAGTGCGGCATACTTAGCCGATCAGACCAGCCACCCCGTTGATCGTGACGGCCACGATCACCGCGCCGAACAGGTACGACAGCAGCGCGTGGCCCAGCAGCAGTCGGCGAAAGGCGCGGGTGGTGATCTCGGTGTCGCTGACCTGAAAGGTCATGCCGATGGTGAACGCCAGGTAGGCGAAGTCGCGGTAATCGGGGTCCTGGAGGGTGCCGTCCGGTCCTTCTGGAAAGGCCACGCCGCCGCCATCGCGGTAATACAGCCGGGCGTAGTGCAGGGCGTACTCGGTGTGGACCAGCAGCCAGGAGGCGGCGACGGTCAGTACGGCCAGCACAGTCAGCGCCGCCGCCGCCAGGCCCTTTTCTATCCCAGCCTGATGCAGCGCGAAGAGGACGCCCACCAGACTGACCAGCGAGGCCGTCAGCGTTATGCCGTCCGCCAGTGCCCTCGTGTCGTCCTCGCGCAGGGCCAGCGCGCGTGTCCGCTCCGGGGAGGAGGTCCACAGCAGCATGCGCAACCACAGCAGCATGCTCAGGCAGAACACCACCCAGCCCACCAGCACCCGCGCTTCCCAGGGCCAGGAGGATGGAGTCAGCAGCCCGGCCACGACGCACAGCGCCGTTCCCGCGATCAACCGGGACACAGCGGGGAGAAGATGGGCAGCGGTCATGCGCGGAGCATACGCCCGGTCAGGTGGGCGAAGGACTGTTGGCCTCCCATCCCGTCGTGACTGTGCCCCCGCGTCTCACCGCTGCGCTGGACATGCCCCCGGCAGCTCGCGCAACAACCGTTCCACGCCAGCTGTGCCGGCCAGGAGAAGATCAACGTGGCCTGTCCTGTCTCCAGTATGGGGCGGCCCTCAGTACCCCTGTGGACGGCGGAAGGGAAAGCACGAGGCCGCGGCTGACTAGATGCAGGGTGGTCTGAAAACACGATTCTGGTCCGCCCTGTTTGGCGTTAAGCTGCCCGCATGCCCATCCCACAGGCCCGTCTGGACGCGCTGGTTCAGGAGGCGCGGGACACCCACAGCAGCGCCCTGATCGTGATGCAGGACGGTAGAGTGCTGATCGACGAGATTCTGGACGGCGGTCGGGACCGTCCTATCGAAACCATGAGCGTGACTAAGGCGGTTCTGAGCCTGCTTGTCGGGCGGGCCGTCACCCTGGGACACCTGCCGGGAGCGGATGTTCCCATCAGTGATCTGTACCCCGAATGGAAACAGGGCCGCAAGCGGGGCGTGACCTTGCGCCACCTGATGACCCACACCAGCGGCCTGCAAAACATGCCCGGCACGATGCCGGAGATCTACCCCAGCCCCGATTTCGTGCAGCTGGCCCTGTGTGCGGAGCTGGAACAGGCGCCAGGCACCCACTTCGCCTACAACAACAAGGCCGCCAACCTGATCTGCGGCGTGCTGGAGCAGGCCACCGGGCAAAAGGCAGACGACTTTGCCCGTGCCGAATTGTTCGGGCCGCTGGGCATCGAGAACTGGTCCTGGGTGCGCGATAGGGCGGGCAACCCACACGGTATGGCAGGGCTGAGCCTGCGCCCCCGCGATCTGGCCCGGCTGGGTCAACTGGCGCTGGATGGGGGAGAGGTAGACGGAGCGCCATTGATCTCGCGCGGGTGGATTGAGGAGAGTACGCGCCCGGCCACGCCTCTGGACAACGAAATGGGCCTGCTATGGTGGATGCTGTTCGCCTGGAGGCGCTACACCATCACGGAAACGCAAGTCCGGAACGTCGCCGAATTGGGGGGAACCCCACAGCAGCTGACTGCGCTGCGCCAATGCCTCTGCGAGCAGGTTGACCGTGCCGGGCTGTCGAACCTGATGCGTATGGCCGGTCTGGTGGCCCCAGAATTGCCCATAGCGCCAGGGTGGGAATGGCTGATTGAGGAACACGGCCCAAGCGTCGGCTTCCGGCATGACGGTCATCTGGGGCAATTCCTGGTCATTCACCGGGACGCGGGACTGGTGGCCGTCCGCATGATCGCCTGGGATCACCCAGCCGCCAGGGATGAGGCCAGCGGCTTTCCTGGTTTTGATAACCACGTGCTGTCCCTGCTCGCGCCATAATCCGGGGATGAAAGAAAGCACCCGTGCCTGGCTGCGGCGCTGGCTTCCCGTGATGCTGTTCCTGCTGTTCGGGGCGCTGACGCTGGCCCAGGTCTGGCTGTCGGCCCATCCTGGCTGAGCGCGTGATGGTTGTTTCCCCTACTTGAGGCCCACCAGCACGGTGCTGAAGAGGGCCAGCCCCACCCCGGCCCACTGCACCGCGCCCAGGCGTTCGCGGTTCAGCA
This window contains:
- a CDS encoding DUF1345 domain-containing protein; protein product: MTAAHLLPAVSRLIAGTALCVVAGLLTPSSWPWEARVLVGWVVFCLSMLLWLRMLLWTSSPERTRALALREDDTRALADGITLTASLVSLVGVLFALHQAGIEKGLAAAALTVLAVLTVAASWLLVHTEYALHYARLYYRDGGGVAFPEGPDGTLQDPDYRDFAYLAFTIGMTFQVSDTEITTRAFRRLLLGHALLSYLFGAVIVAVTINGVAGLIG
- a CDS encoding serine hydrolase domain-containing protein; protein product: MPIPQARLDALVQEARDTHSSALIVMQDGRVLIDEILDGGRDRPIETMSVTKAVLSLLVGRAVTLGHLPGADVPISDLYPEWKQGRKRGVTLRHLMTHTSGLQNMPGTMPEIYPSPDFVQLALCAELEQAPGTHFAYNNKAANLICGVLEQATGQKADDFARAELFGPLGIENWSWVRDRAGNPHGMAGLSLRPRDLARLGQLALDGGEVDGAPLISRGWIEESTRPATPLDNEMGLLWWMLFAWRRYTITETQVRNVAELGGTPQQLTALRQCLCEQVDRAGLSNLMRMAGLVAPELPIAPGWEWLIEEHGPSVGFRHDGHLGQFLVIHRDAGLVAVRMIAWDHPAARDEASGFPGFDNHVLSLLAP